The Corticium candelabrum chromosome 17, ooCorCand1.1, whole genome shotgun sequence genome has a segment encoding these proteins:
- the LOC134193181 gene encoding collagen alpha-1(XXII) chain-like isoform X2, with amino-acid sequence MKIGGTVIVVILLASSIHATTDETASNEMCAGEKGNKGDAGIRGVPGARGPVGRPGVMGPSGYGKTGAQGPQGNPGSQGPVGPPGLPGVKGVQGSKGGKGNIGGRGVAGADGTPGPPGHRGQTGITGTKGEKGIIGEPGHKGEQGRQGVPGQAIDPESLKEYFNPVENLKLQFNKELDKMNSTLLQQINELEQKLSFVTEKPAAHLNGDGTSHGHYNSGTVSQWYTRSGSIWSPFLRGGMQYQDGVITVPTSGLYYVYGQIQYIHSKTSYYRAGFRITVNGSYRVVAYRNHQKLRDFASHYTGRIIQLNRNDKLSMTFIADSHYYFHSHLTFFGVFSVN; translated from the exons ATGAAGATTGGTGGGACGGTAATCGTTGTTATTCTCTTGGCTAGCAGTATTCATGCTACTACAGACGAGACTGCAAGTAACGAGATGTGTGCTGGAGAGAAAGGAAACAAG GGCGATGCCGGCATCAGAGGTGTTCCTGGAGCTCGTGGTCCAGTC GGTCGACCTGGCGTGATGGGTCCATCTGGTTATGGCAAGACCGGAGCTCAAGGACCTCAAGGAAACCCGGGGAGTCAG GGTCCAGTTGGACCTCCAGGTTTGCCAGGAGTGAAAGGAGTACAAGGTTCTAAG GGAGGCAAAGGAAATATTGGAGGTCGAGGTGTAGCAGGAGCAGATGGAACTCCA GGTCCCCCCGGACACAGGGGTCAAACAGGAATAACAGGAACAAAGGGAGAGAAA ggGATTATAGGAGAACCAGGACACAAAGGGGAGCAAGGAAGGCAAGGAGTGCCTGGACAAGCA ATTGATCCTGAAAGTTTAAAGGAATACTTTAATCCAGTCGAAAACTTAAAACTTCAA TTTAACAAAGAATTGGATAAAATGAATAGCACACTTCTTCAACAA ATTAATGAGTTAGAACAGAAACTCTCG TTTGTTACTGAAAAACCCGCTGCCCATTTGAACGGTGATGGAACGTCGCACGGCCACTATAATTCTG GAACTGTAAGTCAATGGTATACTAGAAGTGGTTCTATCTGGTCTCCTTTCCTTCGCGGTGGCATGCAGTATCAAGACGGTGTTATCACGGTTCCGACCAGCGGTCTTTACTATGTCTACGGGCAAATTCAATATATACATAGCAAAACTAGTTACTACCGAGCTGGTTTTCGTATCACAGTGAATGGAAGCTATCGTGTTGTTGCTTATCGCAATCATCAGAAACTCAGGGATTTCGCCTCTCATTACACGGGACGAATTATTCAACTAAACAGAAATGACAAACTGTCGATGACATTTATTGCAGATAGCCACTACTACTTCCATAGTCATTTGACCTTCTTCGGTGTATTTTCAGTTAACTGA
- the LOC134193181 gene encoding pulmonary surfactant-associated protein D-like isoform X1: MKIGGTVIVVILLASSIHATTDETASNEMCAGEKGNKGDLGHPGSAGLRGYKGEKGESGVPGDSGAKGDAGIRGVPGARGPVGRPGVMGPSGYGKTGAQGPQGNPGSQGPVGPPGLPGVKGVQGSKGGKGNIGGRGVAGADGTPGPPGHRGQTGITGTKGEKGIIGEPGHKGEQGRQGVPGQAIDPESLKEYFNPVENLKLQFNKELDKMNSTLLQQINELEQKLSFVTEKPAAHLNGDGTSHGHYNSGTVSQWYTRSGSIWSPFLRGGMQYQDGVITVPTSGLYYVYGQIQYIHSKTSYYRAGFRITVNGSYRVVAYRNHQKLRDFASHYTGRIIQLNRNDKLSMTFIADSHYYFHSHLTFFGVFSVN, translated from the exons ATGAAGATTGGTGGGACGGTAATCGTTGTTATTCTCTTGGCTAGCAGTATTCATGCTACTACAGACGAGACTGCAAGTAACGAGATGTGTGCTGGAGAGAAAGGAAACAAG GGTGACCTTGGACATCCGGGGTCAGCAGGACTTAGA GGATACAAAGGAGAAAAGGGAGAGAGCGGTGTTCCTGGAGATAGTGGAGCTAAA GGCGATGCCGGCATCAGAGGTGTTCCTGGAGCTCGTGGTCCAGTC GGTCGACCTGGCGTGATGGGTCCATCTGGTTATGGCAAGACCGGAGCTCAAGGACCTCAAGGAAACCCGGGGAGTCAG GGTCCAGTTGGACCTCCAGGTTTGCCAGGAGTGAAAGGAGTACAAGGTTCTAAG GGAGGCAAAGGAAATATTGGAGGTCGAGGTGTAGCAGGAGCAGATGGAACTCCA GGTCCCCCCGGACACAGGGGTCAAACAGGAATAACAGGAACAAAGGGAGAGAAA ggGATTATAGGAGAACCAGGACACAAAGGGGAGCAAGGAAGGCAAGGAGTGCCTGGACAAGCA ATTGATCCTGAAAGTTTAAAGGAATACTTTAATCCAGTCGAAAACTTAAAACTTCAA TTTAACAAAGAATTGGATAAAATGAATAGCACACTTCTTCAACAA ATTAATGAGTTAGAACAGAAACTCTCG TTTGTTACTGAAAAACCCGCTGCCCATTTGAACGGTGATGGAACGTCGCACGGCCACTATAATTCTG GAACTGTAAGTCAATGGTATACTAGAAGTGGTTCTATCTGGTCTCCTTTCCTTCGCGGTGGCATGCAGTATCAAGACGGTGTTATCACGGTTCCGACCAGCGGTCTTTACTATGTCTACGGGCAAATTCAATATATACATAGCAAAACTAGTTACTACCGAGCTGGTTTTCGTATCACAGTGAATGGAAGCTATCGTGTTGTTGCTTATCGCAATCATCAGAAACTCAGGGATTTCGCCTCTCATTACACGGGACGAATTATTCAACTAAACAGAAATGACAAACTGTCGATGACATTTATTGCAGATAGCCACTACTACTTCCATAGTCATTTGACCTTCTTCGGTGTATTTTCAGTTAACTGA